GTGATGGAGATTTGGAATTAACCACCTGAGCAGCTGAGCCTCAGTTGAGTGATGTATTGTGGGTGCCAAGGTAATAAAGTTAGGGTTAGGGCCCGAgagaaaataatatgaaaaaaaaaaacgaaataaaaaaaaaagaatttatctcTATTTGTTtgaaagagtgaaaaaaaaatgagaaaattaaatgattatattaatttttaaagttaattttagccccttaaaaaatataatcttttatttcattgtttttttaaccaaaaaataatttatcatttttaattttcttaatgttatgaaataatctatttaattttttaagtgaaataatgaagaattttttcttcaatttcagagagttatttttttttggagtcccgagattaaattattttcatttcttatttctcttctaaaatttattattttttggttattatatgcctttttatttcctttttcttcatttcaatataaataaacaatggATAAAAGTGGGAACGGAAAGTTTAATGCTATGTTTGATAGAAATTGAGggtgaagaaaaggaaaagaggaaaaatagagaATATACAAGAAGTTTCATATTGTTTGATACTGTGCAAatagagagagaaggaaaaagagtTAGCATCTCacatcattttatttctttgcttGATAGGCAAGATTTTCAACATTTATACATTTTTCACAtgaaatagttaatttttttcacaattgattatcaatcatttttaatattgaaGACAATTAATTTCAAGTTCGATAATCGATTGTTTTAAAAACTACCACAAGAAGTGCCAATTGAACTTTAAAATCTTGCTAAATACTAGTTGgtgattttatcatttgttgATAATTAATCTATATATTTGATTATATCCCAAACAGGATTACCTTCATATatgtgaagagaagaagaaaaatatatttcccATTTTTCTAGCTTATCCCGTTAATGATAAtggaaaattatttctttttattcttcattaCAGCTGCCATTAATTGACTTCTTTCACACTTCCAAAgtaatgttaatattatttgaatgaatatatataaactagacTTTCGCATGCATAGGAGTAAAAAGTAAGTGTGTTACAATTTGAATATAACAAGATATGATGAAATTTGGAGGGCCTCAGTCAAGTaaccagaaaaataaaatgtataaagtTGAGGACTGCACGTGTTATTGTATTTGTAGGcactaaatttgaaattagaaGTTAAACAAAGCCCCATCATGGCCTTTAAAGGTCAGCCTGACAAAATTATTGACAGTTTAAATGTATATTACTATCTTTCAATCCCATCGAAAAGaatgagaaaataattaaatgaatgataTTATATTAGATGATAGAAGCTGAGCACCCTGCATGATTGGATTAAGCGGGTGCAATGGAGACTTTTTCAACCTCTAGAATGTATTCAAGTGTTGCAAGTGGAGGAATTTGCACACCAGTGCCTAAGTCAGCACCATTCTCTCCAAACCCCAATTTAGGAGGGACTATTACCTTCCTCTTGCCTCCAGCCTTCATAGTTTTAAGTGCATATTCTATACCTTCACAGACTCCCTTACTATATGGCCTTGACCCCATCACTAGAGCCAATGGTTTCTTGTCCCCCTCAAATGTGTCTACAAACACTTCACTACTTTCAATTTTTCCCATGATATCAATCACAACCAAATCTCCCGGCCTTGGTGAAGCGCCACCACCAAGTTTCAACTCATAGTACCTGTTAATTTAACACATTTTGTGCATCACAAAATGAGGCATATAATAACTGTATAGTGTATACAATTATCTTAAGTTATAATAGTGTGAATGATAATGAACCTTATGCCATTAGGAAGCACCACCTCTTCCACCTTCTCAACGTTCCTATGCAAGACAAGAAGGCCATCAGTCATCaataaaagaactaaaatgTAACCTTGACTATATAATTTTGATGAATGTAAGAAGATTGTTGTTGGAAAGTTTTCTTAATTGCATTAACTGTCTTCTCAACAGCCCCGCAGCCTCTACAGTCTACAATAGCATATTAACATTTCACAATTAAATAACCATTAAATAGAGGATGAGGATCCCGTTGTGAACcaatttaaacaatttaattgtAATTGTTAGTAGTTACTTTTCTGTCATAAAAGTTAGTTATATCTAAATAACTTCATTAGTtgttataaaatagaaaagtgTGAATAACAAAGATAGAGTGAGTGTGCATCTTTTGTGCAAAAGCCTAaatcttctctctttctctccataACTTGTTCTAGTGTGGTGAGTTCCTGCTATCAATAGCTCAACAGGTCCAAACACGTCTCAAAAAGGCTACCTATAGAGGGATATCAGAAAGGCTGACTGAAGTGTCATAGAGTACAACTACCAAAATGTCAGTTCTCAGGGGCTGTTGAAATCTCACATCTACTAGAAATATCACCAATGTAATCCTTATAAGGCTTGTACAAGCCCAGATTCTTAGGATAGTCAATTTTCTTAAagaaatcaaaaaaaaaaaacagtttttagTAACTTCAAAAAATTACAGGAAAGTTGTTGATAAATAAGTACAGGTGCACCCACCAAATAATGGACTTTTGGCATGTTTTGTCAGAGAACTTGTGGCATTCATAAGTTTTGTGTTCATGGGaatctttttaaaatgtatttcaaTGTCATAAATATCTGTTGGGGCTTTAGAAGTTGGAGAAGTTTCCTAAGgatgaaacaaataaaaaaaataaaaaaataaaaacatatttggaaCACGGACCTTGTATTTGCCTCTTGCTGAGACAGCTCAAGGCGAGTCTTGATTTGTTCTGAGATGACACCAAATGCAAGAAAGCCAACCCATGCAAGACCAGCTCCTATCCCAAACCTTCTGGTCAAGGAAGTGGCTATCCAATCCGTGGATCCAACCTTAGTGGATGAAGTGACTGGTTTGATGGGCTTCTGTTGCTTAGCTTCAGTGGACACTTGCACTGATTCCTCATTCAAATTTGTTGTTCTTAGCTGCTGTGGAGACGAAGTTGGAGGCTGAGATTGTGGTGAAGGTGTTGGTGGTGGAGTTTGTGATGATGAAGAAATGTGATGAGTTCTAATAATAGTAGGGGGGAGGGAGAAAATTGGTGGGGAACCAAAGAAAGCAGCCATGTTCAGGATGAAAGAAGGTTGGTCTAGATACAAAAGGTAAAAAGAAATATCTTACAAGGTCAAGTGCCCACCTTATCCCTTACCATGTAGTGGTTCTACCTTAGCCCTTAGTTGCACATGTCACAATTGagaatataaactaaaaaacctTAGCTGTTACGTATAAATGATGCGAGTTGATTTCATGCTTTAAATTCTAGCAGAAAAAATAGATAGGACacatctctttctttttttcttactttgtcTGAaaggacaaaacaaaaaaaaaggaaaatattctTGTCACCGAATAATGCATTTCAAACGGAAAGTTTTAACCAAGTATGCGTACATCATGGCAGCAGGTTGGAATTCCACTCGCTCTTCCCCATGCATATAATCCATCTAtatctttttttcatataatgttaattttagATACTTATTCTTAACATACTCTTCagcaaattaaaagaataatgtcAAGTTTAACGGACAATACTTTGCCCTTGCGACTataattttcctattttttttcaaacatagCTTCTGGAACATGCTAATTAGTTGCCTAAAGTTGATGATTGAACTGCATAGGGTGCAGATCTAAATCTAACtgtgattaaattttaaaaggaacTTTCATCTgaatttaatacaaaaataaatcttttgaAGATTTTAGCTAAGCATGGCAATGGCCCCGAACCCATGGGATCCGTCCCGGACTCGTCCTGATTTTGACAAGAAAAACTCGAATGGACTGGGATCATGGTTGGGTTCGGGTTTTCCTCGACAGCCAAAGTCGGGGGTTCAGGGTCGAGGATAGGATTATTAATACCCGATGCGAACCCACTCCCTAATCCGTCccgctaataattaatttacaaaaatattcttgcatatatataacactaaaagcTGAAACTATTggattgaattttatgttacaattggattaaattttatgttgtcatgtacaatttaaaaatatgttgtgattgctatttaaaattatttttttcattatatgaaaaattgtattttttatagaatttcATAAGCATGTTGGGGGTGGAAAAAACCTGACCACGTCAAGGACGAGAATGGGATAAATCTACACTCTTGTTGGATTTCGGGGACAGgagagggaaaaaaatgaagagtcgGGGACGGGGCAGGATAAGCAAAATCCGACCCCAACCTGCCCCGTTGTTATGCCTAATTTTTGCCCAAGAAAAGAGCAAACTGCAAAGTGAGACCAACTACACTAAAATACAACATCTATGTTGTTGCACAATCTCTAGAAGTTCATTTCATCTAAAATGATTAAGTGTAGAATGTTCCCCAAACagctgaaaataaaataacatttttcctGTAACAGTATGCATGTCCGAGAGAGAATTGCAAGGCTCGCAGAAAATTTAGTACATTTACCCAATTTACATGGTCACTAATTACAGCAACAAGCAATTTTCAATTATCGTTAATCCTTTCTTCTGCTCAAATTACAGATGCAACTTCCATAACTATTTATGGACAACAAAATTTAGACACTGATTACAACATTTTCCAAAGAATTTTGTACAAACAAATGGTACAACCTGGACAATGAGTGCACTGTGGATTACAGAAGAGACAAGGAAACagacaaaaacaaagaaagagaaggaactAGAGGAGTGAAAAC
This genomic interval from Glycine max cultivar Williams 82 chromosome 5, Glycine_max_v4.0, whole genome shotgun sequence contains the following:
- the LOC100779222 gene encoding peptidyl-prolyl cis-trans isomerase FKBP17-2, chloroplastic, translated to MAAFFGSPPIFSLPPTIIRTHHISSSSQTPPPTPSPQSQPPTSSPQQLRTTNLNEESVQVSTEAKQQKPIKPVTSSTKVGSTDWIATSLTRRFGIGAGLAWVGFLAFGVISEQIKTRLELSQQEANTRNVEKVEEVVLPNGIRYYELKLGGGASPRPGDLVVIDIMGKIESSEVFVDTFEGDKKPLALVMGSRPYSKGVCEGIEYALKTMKAGGKRKVIVPPKLGFGENGADLGTGVQIPPLATLEYILEVEKVSIAPA